A DNA window from Aythya fuligula isolate bAytFul2 chromosome 4, bAytFul2.pri, whole genome shotgun sequence contains the following coding sequences:
- the LRRTM1 gene encoding leucine-rich repeat transmembrane neuronal protein 1, whose product MDFLLIGLCLNWLLRKPPGLILCTLGIFSKMLPAVNSGCPQLCRCEGRLLYCESLNLTEMPRNLSGMMGLSLRYNSLSELHDGQFTGLMQLTWLYLDHNHICSVEGNAFQKLRRVKELTLSSNKITQLPNTTFRPMPNLRSVDLSYNNIQALEPDLFHGLRKLTTLHMRSNAIKFVPVRIFQDCRSLKFLDIGYNQLKSLARNSFAGLFKLTELHLEHNDLVKVNLAHFPRLISLHSLCLRRNKVTIVVNTLDWIWQLEKLDLSGNEIEYIEPHVFESVPHLKSLQLDSNRLTYIDSRILDSWKSLTSISLSANTWDCGRNVCALASWLSNFKGRYDSNLLCATPEYAQGEDVLDAVYAFHLCEDAADPTSINTLSPVTNNSDQMFGYGSATATSNVPDADEEPTTYAITVTLPGESAENAVQIHKVVTGTMALIFSFLIVVLVLYVSWKCFPASIRQLRQCFVTQRRKQKQKQTMHQMAAMSAQEYYVDYKPNHIEGALVIINEYGSCSCHQQPARECEV is encoded by the coding sequence ATGGATTTCCTTCTTATCGGTCTCTGTTTAAACTGGCTGCTGAGGAAGCCCCCGGGGTTGATATTGTGTACGCTGGGTatcttttctaaaatgcttCCAGCCGTGAATAGTGGGTGTCCACAGCTATGTCGGTGTGAGGGCAGGCTTTTGTACTGTGAATCACTGAATCTCACAGAGATGCCTCGCAACCTGTCGGGCATGATGGGCTTGTCTCTGCGGTACAACAGCCTTTCAGAGCTGCATGACGGACAGTTCACAGGGTTAATGCAGCTCACGTGGCTCTATCTGGATCACAATCACATTTGCTCAGTGGAGGGGAATGCCTTTCAAAAATTGCGGCGAGTGAAAGAGCTCACCCTGAGTTCCAACAAAATAACCCAACTGCCCAACACCACGTTCCGACCCATGCCAAACTTGCGCAGTGTGGATTTATCGTACAACAACATCCAGGCGCTGGAGCCCGACCTGTTTCACGGGCTGAGAAAACTCACGACGTTGCACATGCGGTCGAACGCCATCAAGTTCGTGCCGGTGAGAATTTTTCAGGACTGTCGCAGCCTGAAGTTTCTAGACATAGGATACAATCAGTTAAAGAGCCTGGCTCGAAACTCTTTTGCAGGCTTGTTCAAGCTCACCGAGCTGCACCTCGAGCACAATGACTTGGTGAAGGTGAATTTAGCCCACTTTCCCAGGCTCATCTCCCTGCACTCGCTCTGCTTGCGGCGGAATAAAGTTACCATCGTCGTCAACACTTTGGACTGGATATGGCAACTGGAAAAGCTGGATCTCTCTGGCAACGAAATCGAGTACATCGAACCTCATGTCTTCGAAAGCGTGCCTCACCTCAAGTCCCTGCAGCTGGACTCCAACCGGCTGACCTACATCGACTCTCGCATCCTGGACTCCTGGAAGTCCCTCACTAGCATCAGCCTCTCTGCCAACACCTGGGACTGCGGCCGCAACGTCTGCGCCCTGGCCTCCTGGCTGAGCAACTTCAAGGGCCGCTACGACAGCAACCTGCTCTGTGCCACCCCCGAGTACGCGCAGGGTGAGGACGTTTTGGATGCCGTGTACGCTTTCCACTTATGCGAGGACGCGGCGGACCCCACGAGCATCAACACCCTCTCCCCTGTGACCAACAACAGCGACCAAATGTTCGGCTATGGCTCGGCGACCGCCACGTCCAACGTGCCGGATGCCGACGAGGAGCCGACGACGTACGCCATCACCGTGACGCTGCCCGGCGAGAGCGCCGAGAACGCCGTGCAGATTCACAAGGTGGTGACGGGGACCATGGCGCTGATTTTCAGCTTCCTCATCGTGGTTTTAGTGTTGTACGTCTCCTGGAAGTGCTTTCCTGCCAGCATCAGGCAGCTAAGACAGTGCTTTGTGACACAGCgcaggaagcagaagcagaaacagacCATGCATCAAATGGCTGCCATGTCAGCCCAGGAGTATTATGTTGATTACAAACCCAACCACATCGAGGGAGCCCTGGTGATCATTAACGAGTACGGATCTTGCTCCTGTCACCAGCAGCCAGCGAGGGAGTGCGAGGTGTGA